One window from the genome of Asterias amurensis chromosome 12, ASM3211899v1 encodes:
- the LOC139944856 gene encoding uncharacterized protein, giving the protein MASRSQRKLRAEFRREMCQLSPEEDRTFGFLTGRERRRFNPIASVLLPCCCLGHPRIVEEDDEDHLRPRRATPSTARRPPTEGSWVVEEGSDETELKFPPLNYGEDGLQAIHGVSQEFRSGETVPTEGGSPVGVITAKNWSNLTGATLPASCRVPKTKSSRSGRKSVACSRTTEVPESEDLSALEKSKTSRAGRARKWLRGFLKGGRGKVLRVSQAWSGVEERGAGENGWIQNRSQQGNGGYDRLSLTSSVITDDFEEYISLGTKTDEVHGSEKVRADCEDVGRGGRPGREKEVSPGSAGRGESSCLRQSDGIRLANDSQKSQMRPADAKKTTANEDAKSLPTEDHSTVVQDPYCPPCVYKTQTGAKVILIHVQPVKNQPGVGRNEFRGFGTPVKPESPSGAISENKHGKIKTLSSIRGEEMKNSSSVAAETTRKLGDLPEAKRSTVGVKKAINQAKKGVNQVEETNTSKIREVLVSKVPTLPTIQGDRKRSSQPKEVIGSSHKEKDELTERQREDESQPKEVIGSSHKEECVLTERQKEDEAQKIRNLEILAGIRERSKRLGSLHPNPPAQARPLRSSQRPPAKVASLPVTIAETPVSELGVVKELYEENCRNSQMFMNRLATGQGFGEHVPGKQSRPSPGGNGSDMQQQPDILSCCQQMLESNGTFQEEIRQATISVNKKWIEMKKQRAMRFAANQAPCQEGASHIGKGFTGSREGRPFHHKEREGPRIQEVNDPNLEGEDGVYYRGRLVRFCWPHPKDTVKRTQMARRKHGKKKITVASPIKLPQITEEPVDNNKMIQTNLKQKCQERTDRRMELADGTTVDQNYPGTPYPKPTPSNQLTWAACGTLSDPRSRNYREKNTDKVAVLRAYHTAISAIKLGMRGPEEMVDSTHGEEDGIELIEL; this is encoded by the exons ATGGCTTCCCGTAGTCAACGTAAGCTCAGAGCCGAGTTCAGGAGGGAGATGTGTCAACTTTCTCCCGAGGAGGACCGAACCTTCGGCTTCTTGACGGGCAGGGAGAGGCGTCGGTTCAACCCGATAGCCTCTGTCCTGCTGCCATGCTGCTGCCTTGGACATCCACGGATCGTCGAGGAGGATGATGAAGACCATCTTAGGCCGCGGCGTGCTACCCCTTCAACCGCTAGGAGACCTCCCACTGAGGGAAGTTGGGTTGTTGAGGAAGGTTCCGACGAAACGGAACTGAAATTCCCGCCATTGAA ttatgGCGAAGATGGGTTGCAAGCAATCCATGGAGTCTCCCAAGAATTCCGCTCGGGTGAAACAGTCCCAACAGAAGGAGGCTCCCCGGTGGGTGTTATCACTGCCAAGAACTG GTCCAACCTCACTGGAGCAACGCTTCCAGCGTCCTGCCGTGTTCCGAAAACTAAGTCTTCCAGATCTGGACGGAAGTCTGTGGCTTGTTCCCGAACTACCGAAGTGCCTGAATCCGAAGATCTATCAGCACTTGAGAAGAGTAAGACATCCAGAGCTGGCAGGGCTAGGAAGTGGTTAAGAGGCTTCCTTAAAGGCGGAAGGGGCAAGGTGCTTAGGGTGTCTCAAGCTTGGAGTGGAGTGGAAGAGCGAGGTGCTGGGGAGAACGGCTGGATTCAAAATCG CAGTCAGCAGGGTAATGGGGGCTATGACCGGCTGTCATTAACCAGCAGTGTCATCACTGATGACTTCGAAGAGTACATCTCACTCGGTACGAAAACTGATGAAGTACACGGTTCAGAGAAGGTTCGCGCAGACTGCGAGGACGTTGGCAGAGGGGGGAGACCCGGGAGAGAGAAAGAAGTTTCCCCGGGAAGCGCAGGACGGGGAGAGTCGAGTTGTCTCCGCCAGAGTGACGGGATTAGGCTGGCTAATGACTCGCAGAAGAGTCAGATGAGGCCTGCAGATGCCAAGAAGACAACTGCAAACGAAGACGCCAAAAG CCTGCCTACTGAGGATCACAGCACTGTTGTTCAGGATCCTTATTGCCCACCGTGTGTATACAAAACACAAACCGGGGCCAAGGTGATTCTGATCCATGTGCAACCAGTTAAGAACCAGCCAGGTGTTGGAAGGAATGAATTTAGAGGTTTTGGAACTCCGGTCAAACCTGAGAGCCCAAGCGGAGCCATCTCTGAAAACAAGCATGGCAAGATTAAGACTCTGAGTAGCATCAGAGGGGAAGAGATGAAGAATAGCAGCTCAGTGGCAGCCGAGACCACCAGGAAGTTGGGAGACCTACCCGAAGCCAAGAGGTCTACTGTGGGCGTCAAGAAGGCGATCAACCAGGCCAAGAAGGGCGTCAACCAGGTTGAAGAGACGAATACATCAAAGATCAGAGAGGTACTCGTATCTAAGGTACCTACACTACCCACTATCCAAGGAGATAGAAAACGTTCTTCTCAGCCAAAAGAAGTCATTGGGAGCAGTCACAAGGAAAAAGATGAACTCACAGAGAGGCAGAGAGAAGACGAGTCACAGCCAAAAGAAGTCATTGGGAGCAGTCACAAGGAAGAATGTGTACTCACAGAGAGGCAGAAAGAAGACGAGGCACAGAAGATACGAAATCTGGAGATTTTGGCCGGAATCAGAGAGCGCTCCAAAAGGCTGGGAAG CCTTCATCCTAACCCACCGGCACAAGCACGACCGCTAAGATCCTCTCAAAGACCCCCGGCCAAAGTGGCTTCTCTCCCCGTGACAATTGCGGAGACCCCGGTCAGCGAGCTTGGGGTGGTAAAGGAACTGTACGAAGAAAACTGTCGCAACAGTCAAATGTTTATGAATCGCTTGGCCACTGGTCAAGGTTTCGGAGAACATGTACCGGGGAAACAATCAAG ACCAAGCCCGGGTGGAAATGGTTCCGACATGCAACAGCAACCGGATATTTTATCCTGCTGTCAACAAATGCTTGAGAGCAACGGAACATTTCAGGAGGAAATTCGACAGGCAACGATTTCAGTCAATAAGAAGTGGAtagaaatgaaaaaacaaagaGC AATGAGGTTTGCTGCAAACCAAGCACCATGTCAAGAGGGGGCGTCCCACATCGGCAAAGGGTTCACAGGTTCAAGGGAAGGTCGCCCATTTCACCATAAGGAAAGGGAGGGTCCGAGAATCCAGGAAGTCAACGACCCAAATCTAGAGGGGGAAGATGGAGTCTATTACCGGGGGAGGCTCGTCAGGTTTTGCTGGCCACATCCCAAAGACACCGTGAAGAGGACACAAATGGCGCGAAGAAAACATGGCAAGAAAAA GATTACTGTAGCGTCTCCTATCAAACTGCCACAAATTACAGAAGAACCTgtggacaacaacaaaatgatacAAACGAACTTGAAGCAAAAGTGCCAGGAAAGAACTGACCGTAGAATGGAGCTTGCAGACGGCACTACTGTCGACCAGAACTACCCTGGGACACCCTATCCTAAACCGACTCCATCTAACCAGCTTACCTGGGCTGCCTGCGGGACCCTCTCAGACCCCCGGAGTAGGAACTACCGGGAGAAGAACACCGATAAAGTGGCTGTCTTGAGGGCATATCATACAGCAATCAGTGCAATCAAGTTAGGGATGCGGGGACCGGAGGAAATGGTAGATTCAACCCACGGGGAAGAGGATGGAATAGAACTTATAGAACTTTGA
- the LOC139944855 gene encoding ATP-binding cassette sub-family C member 5-like, translated as MASNMDDGGPCSTDDVTQLEDTQQRQETRPDQNNEGEETIPAISIKEPDHKKGRVTKLFKKTGPKHQRLKVKCPIDEQGILSSIWFAWMTPVFYKAWKGSLKKEDLFSCSPYDSAKVNSERLERLWADELKQKGTKKASLAMVYFRFLAKRSFISCLVSFIGLLSSFFAAAVFVRLLIEYCQQQEEDLQHGLLLAGGIVLCQILLIASMGFCWYLNIRTGGRVRAATVALIYHKTIRLRSTKGMSIGEIVNLCTNDGQRLFDMLLYLPHALAGPPLALIALVYTIYLIGPAALLGTGVFVFFFPLQALFSKVIAHYRSRSIVVTDHRVRLMSEIISCIKLIKMYAWEDSFASCITGIRNNERSLLRKGGFFQALCQAQTTLIPVLSTILTICLHTSLGNNITASQAFSYIAVLNSIRFMIIALPNAMKSLTDCLVAFPRIKSLLLMDEIQEFTKKPTDPDIALSMMNTTFAWDKEESTGTLPTPKADQNAPVGRTQEGVEEDRPEVDPLMGVDAGFTETLFELNLDVQKGQLLGICGSIGSGKSSLLQAILSRMILVNGDVAIDGSFAYVSQQACIMNMSLRENILLGAEFDKRRYAQAVDVCALQEDFDILADGDQTEIGERGINISGGQKQRVSLARAVYANKDIYLLDDPLSAVDAHVGRHIFSKCVDTALREKTVLFVTHQLQYLKMCDRVILMKDGQVAEDGTHRELMDNGEEYCNLIKTFHSDTSDNSNDVDPQDEVTVRSQDGLGGCDDESERFGESGSDGVPSEERSMKKEVDKDTLKGQQNNSENLKTSTSDPITPRIIISGPEDSPGQDVFEDNAGGDGIRGNKSEQTNTEIIIDEDIPQHGHGNTQNPSLIKDVDKIQDAQEIPQVENTTEVTNDDSYHQSQDSSRPHKQPVTFNLQKDTECVKIKKPKDAEITAGSEDEDLLEEDKFGSAPGSPVRKSLPPLRNFMRGIGTDVAASLACSEESVFYDGKLVEDEETGDRGLSMGTIHEYIQSAGGYIVALIMILFFVFSVGTVVLSNWWLSFWLNAGSGNTTIIVDNEMVTSDSITDNPRLQYYQLVYGSLAITFMAVTIVRCFLYATVSLKASSTLHRKVFHQVVHSPMSFFDVTPLGRILNRFSNDLDELDINLPLKMDNVLNNAILIFFSLLTLALVFPLLLIALLVIFCLYLVLNSFFRQGIRDIKRFENVARSPWFSHIMTTVQSLSTIHAYRKNDEFIERLHHHLDDSTNLLILFYIANRWLAVRFDMITLLLTSATGLFAVLSHGIVPAATIGLAIVYSNQLLGLIQYTVRLAAEVNARFTSVERITYYINELEQEAPQSIKKTKPAPKWPTEGRIAVRNLKMRYRQHLPMVLRGINFDINPNEKVGIVGRTGSGKSSLGVAMYRLVEKSHGSILIDGVDISQIGLYDLRSKLSIIPQDPVLFIGTIRYNLDPQNKFTDEEIWKALEKTYMKETISNLDQQLQAPVVENGENFSVGERQLLCMARALLRNSKILILDEATAAIDTETDSLIQQTIKQAFTDCTILTIAHRLNTILDSDRIMVLSAGKIVEFDSPSALLGNPCSYFSLMMSTVGDKIIK; from the exons ATGGCCTCAAACATGGATGATGGTGGCCCCTGCTCTACCGATGATGTAACTCAGCTGGAAGACACACAACAGAGACAGGAAACAAGACCAGATCAGAACAATGAAGGGGAGGAGACAATTCCAGCGATCAGCATTAAAGAGCCAGACCACAAAAAGGGAAGGGTGACGAAGTTATTCAAAAAGACTGGACCAAAACACCAGag GTTAAAAGTGAAGTGTCCAATTGATGAGCAAGGCATTCTGTCGAGCATTTGGTTTGCCTGGATGACTCCAGTGTTTTATAAAGCTTGGAAAGGCTCTTTAAAGAAAGAAGATCTCTTCAGTTGCTCGCCGTACGACAGCGCTAAGGTTAACAGTGAAAG gTTGGAGCGCCTTTGGGCAGATGAGCTGAAACAAAAAGGTACAAAGAAGGCGTCCCTCGCTATGGTATACTTCAGGTTCCTCGCCAAACGTAGCTTCATAAGTTGTCTGGTATCGTTCATAGGCCTGTTGTCGTCTTTCTTTGCAGCG GCGGTGTTTGTTCGACTCCTGATAGAGTACTGCCAGCAGCAAGAGGAGGATCTACAACACGGCCTGCTGCTAGCCGGCGGGATCGTTCTGTGTCAGATTCTTCTCATCGCGTCGATGGGTTTCTGTTGGTATCTTAATATTCGCACCGGGGGAAGAGTCCGAGCAGCCACCGTCGCCCTGATCTACCACAAGACCATCAGACTACGCAGCACAAAAGGAATGTCTATTGGAGAA ATCGTGAATCTTTGCACGAATGACGGCCAGCGTCTCTTTGACATGTTGCTCTACCTTCCACATGCCTTAGCTGGTCCCCCTCTAGCCCTCATCGCTCTCGTATACACAATCTACTTGATCGGCCCGGCAGCACTTTTAGGAACCGGtgtctttgttttcttctttccacTGCAG GCTTTATTCTCCAAAGTCATTGCTCATTACCGCAGTCGCTCCATCGTGGTCACAGACCACCGGGTACGTCTCATGTCTGAAATCATCAGCTGCATCAAACTCATCAAGATGTACGCGTGGGAAGATTCCTTCGCGTCATGTATCACAG GTATTCGGAACAATGAGCGGTCTCTGCTACGAAAAGGTGGTTTCTTTCAGGCTCTATGTCAGGCGCAGACCACACTGATTCCCGTCTTATCGACTATCCTCACAATCTGTCTGCACACATCACTGGGGAATAATATCACtgcttcacag GCCTTTAGTTACATCGCAGTGCTGAACTCAATACGCTTTATGATCATCGCGTTGCCCAATGCAATGAAATCGTTGACGGACTGCTTGGTTGCATTTCCAAGGATAAAG TCCCTCCTCCTGATGGATGAGATACAAGAGTTCACCAAAAAGCCGACCGACCCGGACATTGCCCTGAGCATGATGAACACAACCTTCGCATGGGATAAAGAGGAATCAACAGGGACATTACCGACCCCTAAAGCGGACCAGAACGCCCCCGTGGGCCGGACCCAAGAAGGGGTTGAGGAGGATAGGCCGGAGGTGGATCCACTGATGGGTGTAGATGCCGGCTTTACGGAGACTTTGTTCGAACTCAACTTGGACGTACAGAAG GGTCAGCTCTTAGGTATCTGTGGCAGCATCGGCAGTGGGAAAAGCTCCTTACTCCAGGCCATCTTAAGTCGTATGATCCTCGTCAACGGAGACGTCGCCATCGATGGCTCGTTCGCCTACGTCTCTCAGCAGGCTTGCATCATGAACATGAGCCTACGAGAGAACATCCTACTGGGGGCGGAGTTTGACAAGAGGAGGTACGCCCAGGCTGTCGATGTCTGTGCTTTGCAGGAGGACTTTGATATTTTGGCAGATGGGGATCAAACTGAA aTCGGTGAGCGAGGAATCAACATAAGCGGAGGTCAGAAACAGCGAGTTAGCCTCGCGAGGGCGGTATACGCCAAtaaagatatttatttattggaTGATCCCTTGTCAGCCGTGGATGCGCACGTCGGCAGGCACATATTTTCAAAGTGTGTCGATACTGCGTTGCGGGAGAAGACGGTGTTGTTTGTGACCCACCAGCTCCAG TATCTTAAGATGTGCGACCGGGTAATTCTTATGAAAGATGGTCAAGTTGCAGAAGACGGAACGCACAGGGAGCTCATGGATAACGGTGAGGAGTACTGCAATCTCATCAAGACATTCCATAGCGATACTAGCGACAATAGCAACGACGTTGATCCACAGGACGAAGTGACTGTCAGAAGCCAAGACGGTCTCGGAGGTTGTGATGATGAAAGTGAACGTTTTGGGGAGAGTGGGAGCGACGGTGTGCCGAGTGAGGAGCGATCTATGAAGAAGGAAGTTGACAAAGACACCTTGAAGGGTCAACAAAATAACAGCgaaaatttgaaaacatcaACTTCCGACCCGATCACCCCTAGGATAATTATATCAGGACCAGAGGATAGTCCGGGACAAGACGTCTTTGAGGACAATGCGGGAGGGGATGGTATACGTGGCAATAAGAGTGAACAAACCAACACCGAAATAATTATAGATGAAGACATTCCTCAGCATGGTCACGGCAACACTCAAAATCCGAGCCTCATAAAAGACGTCGACAAAATCCAGGATGCTCAAGAAATTCCACAAGTAGAAAATACTACTGAGGTCACAAACGATGATTCTTATCACCAAAGTCAAGATTCTAGTCGTCCTCATAAACAGCCAGTCACTTTCAATCTGCAAAAAGATACAGAATGCGTAAAAATTAAGAAACCTAAGGACGCAGAGATCACTGCTGGTTCGGAGGATGAAGATCTTCTTGAGGAGGATAAATTTGGAAGTGCTCCAGGTTCTCCAGTGAGAAAGTCTCTGCCACCTTTGAGGAACTTCATGAGGGGGATCGGTACGGATGTTGCAGCCTCACTGGCCTGCTCAGAGGAATCAGTATTTTACGATG GTAAGTTGGTTGAAGATGAAGAGACAGGGGACCGGGGACTCAGCATGGGTACCATCCACGAATACATCCAATCAGCCGGAGGCTACATCGTGGCCCTCATTATGATCCTATTCTTCGTATTTTCTGTTGGGACGGTGGTGCTCTCCAACTGGTGGCTCAGTTTTTGGCTTAATGCTGGCAGTGGG AACACCACCATCATCGTTGACAACGAGATGGTTACCAGTGACAGCATCACCGACAATCCCAGACTGCAATACTACCAGCTTGTTTACGGGTCACTTGCTATCACGTTCATGGCTGTTACAATCGTCCGTTGCTTCCTGTACGCCACA GTTAGTTTAAAAGCGTCGTCCACGCTTCACCGGAAGGTCTTCCATCAAGTAGTGCACAGTCCCATGAGTTTCTTCGACGTAACTCCACTCGGTAGAATACTCAACCGCTTCTCCAACGATCTTGATGAAT TGGATATCAATCTTCCCCTCAAGATGGACAACGTCCTCAATAACGCCATCCTCATCTTCTTCAGCTTGCTGACCTTAGCTCTGGTCTTTCCCCTCCTCCTCATTGCCCTGCTCGTGATCTTCTGCTTGTACCTCGTCCTGAACTCGTTCTTCCGGCAGGGCATCCGGGACATCAAGAGGTTCGAGAACGTCGCGCGGTCGCCGTGGTTCTCCCACATCATGACGACAGTTCAGAGTCTGTCTACGATTCACGCCTACAGGAAGAACGATGAGTTTATAGAAAG GCTTCATCACCACTTAGATGACAGCACTAACTTATTAATCCTCTTCTACATTGCTAATCGTTGGTTGGCTGTCCGCTTTGACATGATCACATTGCTGCTGACGAGTGCTACTGGACTGTTTGCCGTCCTGTCACACGGGATTGTTCCGGCCGCAACTATCGGTTTAGCCATCGTCTACTCCAACCAG CTTCTAGGTTTGATACAATACACAGTACGCCTTGCAGCCGAGGTCAATGCTAGATTCACCTCTGTGGAAAGAATAACTTACTACATCAAT gagtTAGAACAGGAGGCACCCCAGTCTATTAAGAAGACCAAGCCAGCGCCAAAGTGGCCGACAGAGGGGAGGATCGCCGTCAGGAATCTGAAGATGAGGTACAGGCAACATCTTCCCATGGTGCTAAGAGGAATCAATTTCGACATCAACCCCAACGAGAAAGTCGGCATTGTTGGGCGAACAGGGTCTG GCAAGTCATCACTAGGAGTTGCGATGTATCGTCTGGTAGAGAAATCCCACGGCAGTATTCTAATTGACGGAGTAGATATTAGTCAGATCGGCTTGTATGACCTTCGCTCTAAGCTCTCCATCATACCTCAAGATCCCGTCTTGTTTATCGGAACAATCAG GTATAATTTAGATCCGCAGAATAAGTTCACAGATGAGGAGATCTGGAAGGCACTGGAGAAGACATATATGAAGGAAACG ATAAGCAACCTTGATCAACAGCTCCAAGCTCCCGTCGTTGAAAATGGAGAGAATTTCTCCGTTGGCGAGAGACAGCTGCTGTGCATGGCAAGAGCACTCCTTAGAAACAGCAAg